From a region of the Aeoliella mucimassa genome:
- a CDS encoding beta-L-arabinofuranosidase domain-containing protein, with protein sequence MRLRVALVLLVMIGFSQVVAAQSVDPFAAGTVQLLDGSYYKQMQDLQEGPTGYLSFFAPDDLLYEFRQQAGLPQPAGALDLEGRWEGDANEFGFVRGHTTGHYLSAASRMAALTGNQTYLDHVDQVVSGLAEVQDAMNDNGYLSAFPSTLFDRLENNQLSFPDAWVPYYTVHKVLAGLNDAHTYTGNQQALEVAFELSDYFVDRVDGLPQNVVNQMVTSHVNSGREFGGMNELLTDLTVKASDARDPRATSYLELADVFNNRSLMNELAAGNDVLNGIHANTHIPQAVGWARYGQIAGDQDATDAAVNFWSIVVRDHTFATGGNSYGEYFRTPGQETGAGGALLSWNTAETCNVYNMLKLSEQLFAASPEYKYAAYSENALINHILPSIDPHEGVTTYFMSLEPGHFKTYHTGHVHDGSFWCCAGTGMENPTRYAAMAFFKNANSLFVNSFMPAQVDWQEKGITLTQYGDATTADETMRMVVSSDGLTQANLQVAIPSYAFGDVTVTINGQAYEGPVNRGEYLSLDREWQDGDEIEVSFDKRLYLRRSRDDPDMVSVYYGAVLLAGELGTAGLPGGDQQALHDWDFSGVSDPSVPAIDASDADPETWLVPVEGEELHFELYDDGQATGIIFKPMYETHHERYSVYWQLNAPQATRTWRGGGMNTFQEGTNWDLAPTAGDSLAFAGSLTTTVDNNYAADTEFEHLSFLSDAAAFTLAGNRLQLSGNITNLSTNTQTIEADLRFTSGTHTIDAHEGAIVIGGNISGDATLVKTGAQRVTLLGTNTHSATVVSQGELAIGNGGTTGSLGTGSVVLENNASLLLNRSDETSLATSISGEGNLVKQGSGTLTVLREQSYQGQTVVEAGTLQLGTNSIGQGAFSLDFTQAGGLVNDANGQGTGFTRRLAGTTSAANDPRLALDTNAGVLEITSGGPADFNGDINLQNIEAPGVNLSDLGLSGDSDFTITASFLNSPDAQNYRQYGVFVGDSANRLVRGGYLTIDNHGAFGVNNAGGTPYDANLAYNAAGAPATGGELEVVLARIGGLFSLTVNGVNVTPTSQLSELNSLSDLTLGVFSLHTNSASGAFTVPLTSFTIQSPDLPGEISTGSLPSDTDVVVAAGATLDLNNLNQTIRSLAGEPGSQVLLGQAGGNTLTIAPQGAASLFQGTISGQGSLEIRGSGSQSLSGVQTYTGQTIVSSGTLSLVGNGSIASSSSIFIASGATLDTSGLTDAFIVASGQRLSLLGGGEVGGDTHIADGATLTGSGRIAGDLTLDSGATVMLTLQSPGVGDTLEITGALTLVDNVMLDVSLGDSIDSLEFRFGDSWQVLAFDTSVGEVSEIDWALPPLSADLAWDTSALLSTGVLAVGSGLAGDFNRDGVVNLGDYTVWRDHLGSPAGTLPSVGTLTGAIDHSHYQLWRDQFGRALPTSSVEQSHVPEPHSVLLTIIGIALLAVRAKHS encoded by the coding sequence ATGCGTTTGCGTGTCGCTCTCGTCTTGCTTGTGATGATCGGATTCTCGCAAGTGGTTGCTGCCCAGTCGGTCGACCCGTTTGCGGCGGGCACCGTACAACTGCTTGATGGCAGCTACTACAAGCAGATGCAAGACCTTCAGGAAGGTCCGACCGGTTATCTCAGTTTCTTCGCGCCCGACGACTTGCTGTATGAGTTTCGCCAGCAAGCGGGGTTGCCTCAACCTGCTGGGGCGTTGGATCTCGAAGGGCGTTGGGAGGGGGATGCCAACGAGTTCGGCTTCGTCCGTGGGCACACGACCGGGCACTATCTGTCGGCTGCCTCGCGCATGGCGGCACTCACCGGTAATCAAACGTACCTCGACCATGTCGATCAGGTGGTGAGCGGCCTGGCCGAGGTGCAGGACGCGATGAACGACAATGGCTACTTGTCGGCGTTCCCCAGCACGCTGTTCGATCGGCTCGAGAACAATCAACTCTCGTTTCCCGATGCGTGGGTGCCGTACTACACGGTTCACAAGGTGCTAGCGGGGCTTAACGACGCCCACACTTACACCGGCAATCAGCAAGCCCTCGAAGTGGCCTTTGAATTGAGCGACTACTTTGTCGATCGGGTCGATGGTTTGCCTCAGAACGTGGTGAACCAGATGGTCACTTCGCATGTGAACTCCGGGCGCGAGTTCGGCGGGATGAACGAACTGCTGACCGATTTGACCGTGAAAGCGAGCGACGCCCGTGACCCCCGCGCGACCAGTTATCTGGAACTAGCCGACGTATTCAACAATCGCTCGCTGATGAACGAGTTGGCCGCTGGCAACGATGTGCTGAATGGCATTCACGCCAACACGCACATTCCTCAAGCGGTGGGGTGGGCTCGCTACGGCCAGATTGCCGGCGATCAGGACGCCACCGACGCGGCGGTGAACTTCTGGAGCATCGTGGTTCGCGATCATACGTTCGCCACGGGTGGCAATTCGTACGGCGAGTACTTCCGCACGCCAGGGCAGGAGACCGGCGCCGGCGGCGCGCTGCTCTCTTGGAACACCGCCGAAACGTGCAATGTGTACAACATGCTGAAGCTAAGCGAGCAACTCTTCGCCGCATCGCCGGAGTACAAGTACGCCGCTTATAGCGAAAACGCCTTGATCAATCACATCCTCCCCTCGATCGATCCGCACGAGGGGGTAACCACTTATTTCATGTCGCTGGAGCCTGGTCACTTTAAGACCTACCACACTGGTCATGTGCACGATGGTTCGTTCTGGTGCTGTGCGGGAACTGGCATGGAGAATCCCACGCGCTACGCGGCCATGGCGTTTTTCAAGAACGCGAACTCGCTGTTCGTCAATTCGTTCATGCCCGCCCAGGTCGACTGGCAAGAGAAAGGCATCACGCTCACGCAGTACGGCGATGCGACTACCGCCGACGAGACGATGCGCATGGTGGTGAGCAGCGACGGGCTCACGCAGGCGAACTTGCAGGTGGCGATTCCCTCCTACGCGTTTGGCGATGTTACGGTCACCATCAACGGCCAGGCGTACGAAGGCCCGGTAAATCGAGGGGAGTATCTGTCGCTCGATCGCGAGTGGCAAGATGGCGACGAAATCGAGGTGAGTTTCGACAAGCGGCTTTATTTGCGACGGTCGCGCGACGATCCCGATATGGTATCCGTGTACTACGGAGCGGTGCTCTTGGCGGGCGAGCTTGGCACCGCGGGGTTGCCGGGGGGCGACCAGCAGGCGCTCCACGATTGGGACTTCAGCGGTGTGTCCGATCCGTCGGTCCCAGCGATCGACGCCAGCGACGCCGATCCCGAAACGTGGTTGGTGCCGGTCGAAGGAGAAGAGCTGCATTTCGAACTCTACGATGATGGTCAGGCGACCGGCATCATCTTCAAACCGATGTACGAAACGCATCACGAGCGGTATTCGGTCTATTGGCAACTTAACGCTCCCCAAGCAACTCGCACCTGGCGCGGCGGGGGAATGAACACCTTTCAGGAGGGCACCAACTGGGACCTCGCCCCCACGGCCGGCGATAGCCTGGCGTTTGCTGGATCGCTGACCACCACGGTCGACAACAACTACGCAGCCGATACCGAGTTCGAGCACCTCTCGTTCCTCAGCGATGCGGCCGCGTTTACGCTCGCTGGCAACCGGTTACAACTGAGCGGCAATATCACGAACCTCTCGACGAACACTCAGACCATCGAGGCCGATCTGCGCTTCACGTCCGGCACGCATACGATCGACGCCCACGAAGGGGCGATTGTAATCGGCGGCAACATCTCCGGCGACGCGACACTGGTGAAGACCGGCGCGCAGCGGGTCACGTTGCTAGGCACCAACACGCATTCGGCTACGGTGGTGTCGCAGGGCGAACTGGCCATCGGCAACGGTGGCACCACCGGTTCGCTGGGGACGGGAAGCGTGGTGCTCGAGAACAACGCATCGCTATTACTGAACCGTAGCGACGAAACTTCGCTCGCCACCTCGATTTCAGGCGAAGGCAATTTGGTGAAGCAAGGTTCCGGCACCCTCACGGTGCTTCGCGAGCAGTCCTATCAAGGCCAAACCGTGGTCGAAGCCGGTACCTTGCAGCTCGGCACCAACAGTATCGGCCAGGGAGCGTTCTCGCTCGATTTCACCCAAGCAGGTGGCCTTGTCAACGATGCGAATGGCCAGGGTACCGGATTCACTCGGCGACTTGCTGGTACCACCAGTGCGGCAAACGATCCTCGGCTCGCACTCGATACAAACGCGGGCGTGCTCGAGATCACCTCGGGCGGGCCGGCCGATTTCAATGGCGACATCAATCTGCAGAACATCGAAGCCCCTGGCGTGAACCTCTCCGACCTTGGGCTGAGCGGTGACTCCGATTTTACGATCACCGCCAGCTTCCTGAACTCGCCAGACGCCCAGAACTATCGCCAATATGGGGTGTTCGTCGGCGACAGCGCGAATCGATTGGTCCGAGGCGGCTATCTGACCATCGACAACCATGGGGCGTTCGGAGTGAACAATGCGGGCGGAACCCCCTACGACGCGAACCTCGCCTACAACGCGGCCGGCGCCCCGGCGACTGGCGGCGAACTCGAAGTGGTGCTTGCCCGAATCGGCGGCCTGTTTTCGCTTACCGTGAATGGAGTGAATGTCACGCCCACTTCGCAGTTGAGTGAACTGAACAGCCTGAGTGATCTGACCCTCGGTGTGTTCTCGTTGCATACCAATAGTGCGTCCGGCGCGTTCACGGTGCCGCTCACGAGCTTCACGATCCAAAGCCCCGACCTGCCAGGCGAAATCAGCACCGGCTCGCTCCCCAGCGATACCGACGTGGTCGTGGCGGCCGGCGCGACGCTGGATCTGAACAATCTGAATCAAACCATCCGATCCCTCGCTGGCGAGCCTGGTAGTCAGGTGCTGTTGGGCCAGGCGGGAGGAAATACCCTGACCATCGCGCCGCAGGGGGCTGCATCGCTGTTTCAAGGCACCATCTCCGGGCAGGGCAGTCTCGAGATCCGCGGTTCGGGGAGTCAGTCCCTGAGCGGAGTGCAAACCTACACGGGCCAAACCATTGTTTCCAGCGGAACCCTTTCGCTGGTTGGCAACGGTTCGATCGCTTCGTCGTCGAGCATTTTCATCGCCTCGGGAGCAACGCTCGATACTTCGGGCCTGACGGATGCGTTTATCGTTGCGAGCGGTCAACGTCTATCGCTACTGGGTGGTGGCGAAGTGGGTGGTGATACGCACATCGCCGATGGCGCAACACTCACGGGCAGTGGCCGCATTGCTGGCGACCTCACCCTCGACAGCGGCGCTACGGTAATGCTTACACTCCAATCGCCCGGCGTGGGCGATACGCTCGAGATCACCGGCGCGCTCACGCTGGTCGATAACGTCATGCTCGACGTGTCGCTGGGCGACAGCATCGATTCCCTGGAGTTTCGCTTCGGCGATAGTTGGCAGGTACTTGCGTTCGACACTTCGGTGGGCGAAGTGAGTGAAATCGACTGGGCGCTTCCACCGTTATCCGCGGATCTGGCCTGGGATACTTCGGCCTTACTCAGCACGGGGGTGCTCGCGGTTGGTAGCGGGCTGGCGGGCGACTTCAATCGAGATGGTGTCGTGAACCTCGGCGACTACACCGTGTGGCGCGACCATCTTGGCAGTCCCGCTGGCACGCTGCCGAGCGTTGGCACGCTGACCGGCGCGATCGATCACTCGCACTACCAACTCTGGCGCGATCAATTTGGCCGCGCGTTACCAACTTCAAGTGTCGAGCAGAGCCACGTGCCGGAGCCTCACTCGGTGCTACTCACCATCATCGGCATCGCCCTGTTGGCGGTACGCGCGAAGCATTCCTAG
- a CDS encoding pyridoxal-phosphate-dependent aminotransferase family protein — translation MSTLPAPLELPTRLLHGPGPSPVPESVLAALAKPTIGHMDPEFMRVMNEVREMLQAVFETENQMTLACSGTGSAGAEMVALNLVEPGDRCLVCVHGVFGGRFAEKCRRAGGEVTTIEAEWGQAFDQAEVIARIHELQPKLVMIVHAETSTGVLQPIDQLADAAHQHDALLVVDCVTSLGGLPVRVDHHGIDAAFSGTQKCLSCPPGLAPVTLSERAMHRVTNRKSPVRSWYLDLSLVGNYWTGSRAYHHTAPVNMNYALHESLRLILEEGLDARYERHQSAHQLLKQQLEQRDFAYASDPEHSLPMLNLIRVPEEVADEAAVRRQLLTEHGIEIGGGLGKFAGVCWRVGLMGHGAREANVSAIVEALDAVMPAN, via the coding sequence ATGTCGACATTGCCCGCTCCGCTCGAACTCCCCACTCGCTTGCTCCATGGCCCGGGACCTTCGCCGGTTCCCGAGTCGGTGCTGGCCGCGCTCGCGAAGCCGACCATTGGGCATATGGATCCCGAGTTCATGCGGGTGATGAACGAAGTCCGCGAGATGCTGCAAGCGGTGTTCGAAACCGAAAACCAAATGACGCTGGCCTGTAGCGGCACCGGTTCGGCCGGCGCCGAAATGGTGGCTTTGAATCTCGTGGAGCCGGGCGATCGTTGTTTGGTGTGTGTGCATGGGGTATTTGGTGGCAGGTTTGCCGAAAAATGTCGTCGTGCAGGGGGTGAGGTCACCACGATCGAAGCCGAGTGGGGGCAAGCATTCGATCAAGCCGAAGTGATCGCTCGCATCCACGAACTGCAACCGAAGCTGGTGATGATCGTGCATGCCGAGACCTCGACCGGCGTGCTGCAACCGATCGACCAACTCGCCGACGCCGCCCACCAGCACGACGCGTTGCTGGTAGTTGATTGCGTTACTTCGCTCGGCGGCTTGCCGGTGCGGGTTGACCATCATGGCATCGACGCAGCCTTCAGCGGCACGCAAAAGTGCCTCTCCTGCCCTCCCGGCTTGGCGCCGGTCACGCTGTCGGAGCGAGCGATGCACCGAGTGACGAACCGCAAGTCGCCGGTACGAAGCTGGTATCTCGATTTGTCGTTGGTCGGTAACTACTGGACCGGCTCGCGGGCTTATCATCATACGGCTCCGGTGAATATGAATTACGCTTTGCATGAATCACTGCGACTAATCCTGGAAGAGGGTCTCGATGCTCGCTACGAGCGGCACCAATCGGCGCATCAGCTTTTGAAACAACAACTCGAACAGCGAGACTTTGCGTACGCGTCCGATCCGGAGCACTCGCTGCCGATGCTCAACTTGATTCGCGTGCCCGAGGAAGTAGCCGACGAAGCGGCAGTTCGCCGACAGTTGCTCACAGAGCATGGCATCGAAATCGGCGGCGGGCTCGGCAAGTTTGCTGGCGTTTGCTGGCGCGTGGGTCTCATGGGGCATGGCGCCCGCGAGGCGAATGTCTCCGCGATTGTCGAAGCACTCGATGCGGTGATGCCAGCAAACTAG
- a CDS encoding nucleoside deaminase, with translation MAANQPTHRTFPALHIELPTWVPAMLPPAEHRYATLADRMQLVVELSHRNVQHGGGPFGAAIFDAKEQTLLAPGVNIVVPTKWSGAHAEMVAMAIAHQILETHDLGSIENSEYELVTSCEPCSMCYGATPWSGVKRLVCAAREEDAEAIGFDEGPKPSDWVAGLESRGIQVVRDLMRNDAKRVLQGYATGGGTIYNGRSGGRSPR, from the coding sequence ATGGCTGCTAATCAACCGACCCATCGCACGTTCCCCGCCTTGCACATCGAACTGCCCACTTGGGTACCCGCGATGCTGCCACCTGCGGAACATCGCTACGCGACGTTGGCCGATCGCATGCAGTTGGTCGTCGAACTGTCGCATCGCAACGTGCAACATGGCGGTGGCCCGTTCGGGGCGGCCATCTTTGATGCGAAGGAGCAAACGTTGCTCGCGCCGGGTGTGAACATCGTGGTGCCGACGAAATGGTCGGGCGCGCATGCCGAGATGGTTGCGATGGCGATCGCCCATCAAATACTTGAGACGCATGATCTTGGTTCGATCGAGAACTCCGAATACGAACTGGTGACCAGCTGCGAGCCTTGCTCGATGTGCTACGGGGCGACTCCCTGGTCGGGGGTCAAACGACTGGTCTGCGCTGCCAGAGAGGAAGACGCCGAAGCGATCGGCTTCGACGAAGGCCCCAAGCCAAGCGACTGGGTCGCTGGTTTGGAGTCGCGCGGCATCCAAGTGGTTCGCGACCTGATGCGCAACGACGCCAAGCGGGTGCTCCAGGGGTACGCAACCGGCGGGGGTACCATCTACAATGGCCGCAGCGGCGGGCGCTCGCCTCGGTAG
- a CDS encoding carbohydrate kinase family protein: MHKTTDVVVCGSCVVDVLIRPVPLDHPIGGGQLVRTEPMQLATGGIVSNAGTTLARLGAQVAAFTYMGDDDWNHMVQTRYAAEGIDTSRLLVHPDAPTSTTVVLIDEAGERTFLHAVGAPKLLDKRAFLNNLDLFASSQAMLLGYFSLLPNLQHDLPEVLAAIQEVNCLTAMDAAGTGGTLDDLLPSLPHLDVYVPSFKEASHQTAETDPERIVATYRQAGATGVVGVKLGSEGALLCDRDGTLHEIAPVTPPGPVVDTTGAGDCFVGGLLNGLLRDMPLPEAGRLAAACGAQCVTALGATTAIGDFATTAELAGLPAY, encoded by the coding sequence ATGCATAAGACAACCGACGTGGTGGTGTGTGGTTCGTGTGTGGTCGATGTACTGATTCGTCCTGTTCCGCTCGATCACCCCATTGGCGGAGGGCAACTGGTTCGCACCGAACCGATGCAACTCGCAACCGGCGGCATCGTATCAAACGCGGGAACCACGCTCGCCCGCCTGGGCGCCCAGGTCGCGGCATTCACTTACATGGGCGACGACGACTGGAACCACATGGTGCAGACCCGCTACGCAGCCGAGGGCATCGACACCTCGCGATTGCTGGTGCACCCCGATGCTCCTACGAGTACCACAGTGGTGCTCATCGACGAGGCTGGCGAGCGGACCTTTCTGCATGCGGTAGGTGCGCCGAAACTGCTCGACAAGCGGGCGTTCCTCAACAACCTCGATCTCTTTGCCAGCAGTCAGGCGATGCTGCTGGGTTACTTCTCGTTGCTGCCGAATCTGCAACACGACCTGCCCGAGGTTCTTGCGGCCATACAAGAGGTGAACTGCTTGACCGCGATGGATGCGGCGGGCACCGGCGGAACGCTCGACGACCTCCTTCCTTCGCTTCCCCACCTCGACGTGTACGTCCCCAGCTTCAAGGAAGCGAGCCATCAAACCGCCGAGACCGATCCGGAGCGAATCGTCGCTACCTATCGTCAGGCGGGAGCCACTGGTGTGGTCGGCGTAAAGCTCGGTAGCGAAGGTGCGTTGCTGTGCGACCGCGATGGCACGCTGCACGAAATCGCCCCCGTGACTCCCCCCGGACCGGTGGTCGATACCACCGGCGCAGGCGACTGTTTCGTCGGTGGACTCTTGAATGGTTTGCTCCGCGACATGCCGCTGCCCGAAGCGGGACGGTTGGCCGCTGCCTGTGGTGCGCAATGCGTGACAGCGTTGGGGGCAACCACCGCGATTGGCGACTTTGCCACGACCGCCGAACTCGCTGGGCTGCCTGCGTACTAA